The Algoriphagus sanaruensis genome window below encodes:
- a CDS encoding response regulator: protein MKILIVDDERDVEDLFRQKFRKEIRNEGLELVFAFSGQEALEILGSENPPEVVYVFSDINMPGMSGLEMLGIIKRRFPKIHVSMISAYGDKENYSKAMDSGAKGFFTKPVDFEALKAEIKHILNQ, encoded by the coding sequence ATGAAGATTTTAATTGTAGATGATGAGCGGGATGTAGAAGATCTTTTCCGCCAAAAATTCAGAAAAGAAATCCGAAATGAAGGATTAGAGCTTGTTTTTGCCTTTTCTGGACAGGAAGCATTGGAAATTTTGGGATCTGAAAATCCCCCGGAGGTGGTCTATGTGTTTTCGGACATCAACATGCCCGGAATGAGCGGTCTGGAAATGCTTGGGATTATCAAGCGGCGATTTCCAAAAATCCACGTGAGTATGATCTCTGCTTATGGCGATAAAGAAAATTATTCAAAAGCCATGGACTCAGGAGCAAAAGGTTTTTTTACTAAACCTGTCGATTTTGAAGCGTTAAAAGCAGAAATTAAACATATCCTCAACCAATGA
- a CDS encoding sensor histidine kinase, whose amino-acid sequence MKPILRYFGGILLIFSCTSEPSPEQGGTTPIKPPQKILFSTSQNSELETGNLSQPRIIPIPKGSTQYYSYTDENGERVQLELTPPKSQPLLVLKDPNEQVVLSSEGENFLLGEGGISQFMAFTTDQGLALDGVNSVLLDRRGHLWFGTNGGGISRYDGNSFTNFNTSQGLVGNTIRSLWEDQNGTIWIGTLTGLSKFDGHSFYNYTLENGLPNDVIFGITEDQNGALWFATGGGGVLRFDGKEFTQFTTKDGLADDFVMAVGQDLDGNLYFGTNGAGMSRFDGNSFVSFTESDGLAGNRVRSFGTSPDGALWIGTIGNGVSRFDGKSFENFTQKDGLADNIVRAIRVEESGQVWFGTEHGISRFDGSKFVSYTREQGLSANSVLDIGIDQSGKVWFGTDGGGVCRFDGNSFTSFTMNQGLGANIILSTLQDQVGNLWFGTSGGGVSRFDGKKFTTYSLNQGLSGDVVYAMTEDDEGNIWFGTGGGLSKYDGLEFSNFTAQNGLISTEIYSLIHDANGNLWLGTENGVNILAGNQIKHLGPDKGLAGSVVLSMQAEPDGSVWIAAVDGGLNYFDGKRLLTFTTEQGLIDNAVIQIELDQKGNLWIGTEHGLSFLSQRAKKNLLDEISIDQNPFENFNTSDGLPDNVILQIEQLDGKKMAIGTNLGIAIFDGPNAETGTLNQLENLEIFNSNTGYPVKDLTDGQNGMLVDNQGILWAGTGSNKTALVRFDYQARLRNKQKPDLFLRQLRVNEEIIPWTSFYPSATTEEQVFEETTFFGKGLGKEEKEQLRSRFQGIEIEGISGFFPIPENLILPYKHNHINLDFGTNEISKPFLVEYQYILEGYDEEWSPVLKKTSASFGNIQEGEYTFKVKARFIGPSEGDAGEWTEPISFSFTVLPPLYRTWWAYGIYSILFLSLAYPIHRYQRQRTIRAEQEKNRERELKQAREIEKAYAKLEVAHENLKSTQAQLIQQEKLASLGQLTAGIAHEIKNPLNFVNNFSGLSLEFLDEIEEDLQKLEPSKEVENIQDLLADIRTNLEKIKHHGGRADSIVKSMLLHSRGSSGAMEPTDLNALVQEYVNLSFHGMRANKNPINVDIQLELSKDLGQINMNSEDFSRVILNLTKNAFDAMREKLQKEGSSYHPILKVSTLDLGNSIALTVEDNGPGIPDEIKDKLLMPFFTTKKGTEGTGLGLSITHDIIKAHKGELEITTQLGEWTRFTITLPKH is encoded by the coding sequence ATGAAACCTATTCTTAGATATTTTGGCGGAATACTGCTCATTTTTTCCTGCACATCTGAGCCTTCGCCAGAGCAAGGAGGGACAACCCCAATTAAACCTCCTCAAAAAATACTTTTTTCAACCTCTCAAAATTCGGAGCTAGAAACTGGGAATCTTTCCCAACCGAGGATTATCCCTATTCCCAAAGGCAGCACTCAGTACTATTCCTACACGGACGAAAATGGAGAACGTGTCCAATTGGAGCTGACTCCGCCAAAAAGCCAGCCTCTACTGGTTCTAAAAGATCCCAATGAACAAGTGGTACTCTCTTCTGAAGGAGAAAATTTCCTCTTAGGTGAAGGAGGAATCTCTCAATTCATGGCCTTTACGACCGATCAGGGTTTAGCATTAGATGGGGTCAATTCGGTCTTGCTCGATCGTCGGGGCCATTTGTGGTTTGGAACCAATGGCGGAGGAATCAGCCGATATGATGGGAATAGCTTTACCAATTTTAACACATCCCAAGGCCTAGTCGGAAATACCATTCGAAGCTTGTGGGAAGATCAAAATGGGACGATTTGGATCGGCACCCTGACAGGCTTGAGCAAGTTTGACGGACATTCATTTTATAACTACACCCTAGAAAATGGGCTTCCAAATGATGTGATTTTTGGAATTACCGAGGATCAGAATGGAGCACTTTGGTTTGCCACCGGAGGCGGGGGAGTTTTGCGATTTGACGGAAAAGAATTCACACAATTCACCACCAAGGATGGTTTGGCCGATGATTTTGTGATGGCTGTGGGGCAGGATTTGGATGGAAATCTTTATTTCGGAACCAACGGGGCTGGAATGAGTCGATTTGATGGAAATTCATTTGTCTCTTTTACTGAAAGTGACGGACTAGCTGGAAATCGGGTCAGAAGCTTTGGAACTTCTCCAGATGGCGCACTTTGGATAGGGACCATCGGTAATGGGGTGAGTCGATTTGATGGAAAATCCTTTGAAAACTTCACCCAAAAAGATGGCTTGGCGGACAATATCGTACGAGCGATTCGTGTAGAGGAATCGGGCCAAGTGTGGTTTGGAACCGAGCACGGGATCAGCCGATTTGACGGAAGCAAATTCGTCAGCTATACGCGAGAACAAGGACTATCTGCGAATAGTGTGCTGGATATTGGCATTGATCAATCTGGAAAAGTATGGTTTGGAACAGATGGGGGTGGAGTATGTCGATTTGACGGAAACTCGTTCACTAGCTTTACCATGAATCAAGGTTTAGGCGCAAATATTATCCTAAGTACACTTCAGGATCAAGTGGGCAATTTATGGTTTGGGACTTCAGGGGGTGGAGTTAGCCGATTCGATGGTAAAAAATTCACCACGTACTCCCTAAATCAAGGTCTTTCTGGCGATGTTGTTTACGCAATGACAGAAGATGATGAGGGAAATATTTGGTTTGGGACTGGGGGTGGATTAAGTAAATATGATGGGTTGGAATTTTCAAACTTTACCGCACAAAATGGCCTCATATCTACTGAAATCTATTCCTTGATTCACGATGCCAATGGAAACCTATGGCTTGGTACTGAAAATGGAGTCAATATTCTTGCAGGCAATCAGATTAAGCATTTGGGACCAGACAAAGGTTTGGCTGGCTCAGTGGTACTCAGTATGCAAGCTGAACCCGACGGTTCGGTTTGGATTGCGGCGGTGGATGGAGGACTAAATTACTTCGACGGAAAAAGACTACTTACCTTCACGACCGAGCAAGGACTGATCGATAACGCTGTTATCCAAATTGAGCTTGATCAAAAGGGCAACCTGTGGATTGGTACCGAGCATGGTTTGAGTTTCCTTTCTCAGCGAGCGAAAAAGAATCTTTTGGATGAAATCAGCATTGATCAAAATCCATTTGAAAACTTCAACACCTCAGATGGCTTACCAGACAATGTAATCTTGCAGATCGAACAATTGGATGGCAAAAAAATGGCTATTGGAACCAATTTGGGTATTGCCATTTTTGATGGTCCAAATGCAGAGACTGGTACATTGAATCAATTGGAAAACTTGGAAATTTTTAATTCCAATACAGGCTATCCGGTCAAAGATCTCACTGACGGACAAAATGGAATGCTTGTAGATAACCAAGGAATTCTTTGGGCTGGCACAGGAAGTAATAAGACCGCACTCGTACGATTTGATTACCAGGCAAGGCTCCGAAATAAACAAAAGCCTGACCTTTTTCTTCGGCAACTTCGCGTCAACGAAGAGATCATTCCTTGGACCTCCTTTTACCCAAGCGCTACCACCGAAGAGCAGGTATTCGAAGAAACCACTTTTTTTGGAAAGGGATTGGGTAAGGAAGAAAAAGAGCAACTCAGATCAAGATTTCAGGGTATTGAGATAGAGGGTATCTCAGGTTTCTTTCCTATCCCAGAAAACTTGATTTTACCCTACAAACACAACCACATCAATCTTGATTTTGGGACCAATGAGATCTCCAAACCCTTTCTGGTCGAATACCAATATATTCTGGAAGGATATGATGAAGAATGGAGCCCAGTGCTCAAAAAAACCAGTGCAAGTTTTGGAAACATCCAAGAGGGAGAATACACCTTCAAAGTCAAGGCAAGATTTATAGGACCCAGTGAAGGAGATGCTGGTGAATGGACGGAGCCCATTAGCTTTTCGTTTACCGTCCTTCCTCCCTTGTATCGCACGTGGTGGGCCTATGGAATCTATTCCATTTTATTCTTATCCCTAGCCTATCCGATCCATCGCTATCAGCGGCAACGAACTATCCGAGCAGAGCAGGAAAAAAATAGAGAACGAGAGCTCAAGCAAGCTAGAGAAATCGAAAAAGCCTATGCCAAGCTGGAAGTGGCTCATGAAAACCTGAAGTCAACCCAAGCGCAACTGATTCAGCAAGAAAAATTGGCCTCCCTTGGTCAACTCACGGCAGGCATTGCCCATGAGATCAAAAACCCCCTGAACTTTGTCAATAATTTCTCAGGCTTAAGCTTGGAGTTTTTGGATGAAATAGAGGAAGATCTTCAAAAGCTCGAACCGAGTAAGGAGGTAGAAAACATTCAAGACCTTCTCGCTGATATCCGAACCAATCTGGAAAAAATCAAGCACCATGGAGGTCGAGCAGATAGTATTGTGAAATCTATGCTGCTGCACTCGCGGGGAAGCTCGGGAGCAATGGAACCCACAGATCTCAATGCCCTTGTTCAAGAATATGTCAATTTATCGTTCCACGGAATGCGGGCCAATAAAAACCCGATCAATGTGGATATCCAACTGGAGCTATCCAAAGACCTCGGTCAAATCAATATGAATTCGGAAGATTTCAGTCGGGTAATTTTGAATCTGACTAAAAATGCCTTTGATGCGATGAGGGAAAAGCTTCAAAAAGAGGGCTCATCCTACCATCCTATCCTTAAGGTCAGCACCCTTGATCTTGGAAATTCAATTGCTCTCACTGTGGAGGATAATGGACCTGGAATTCCTGATGAAATTAAGGACAAATTGCTCATGCCCTTCTTCACCACTAAAAAGGGCACCGAAGGGACCGGTTTGGGTTTAAGTATTACCCATGATATCATTAAAGCGCATAAAGGTGAATTAGAAATCACCACCCAACTTGGGGAGTGGACTCGATTTACCATTACTTTACCAAAACATTGA
- a CDS encoding rhomboid family intramembrane serine protease: MKDLIKLRILFPAHLAMTLALVPIFGVLRYFTLLPLNPNLTFQFMEGAWNWAVPLLLVGVVYIFYYRHRINGIQFKRNQDRAQDGLTMVSLFTGWIMLLLTGGYVEQRFGKLVELEFPSHLTLEPKANFYTIDSYEIPQNWGAMNSKWYTSGKYNSTLHFELLFASPFLNTTYEMLPEAPQVWYGVKFKDSMSNRKSDEEKEKYFEAFKEQCLKKMENWDFKQALYFKNVPKSEDFFLYNQAIANRINVNSENQFIILEAVMEPFADRVKDKALWIFLTWLIGTAIFLLILHYGKPRKGFLENYPQLRSRYRSWQDEVWDKFSFWKNGPVSTAFLWILAILTFLMACSGVLGGYLDHPFLGDWGALRRVEVNHGDWYRLFSYGLLSTGPFLGLLNLGIFGYIAGEMEKKIGPLGFMLLSVSALFFGALVSLYVHPMYWVAGASPWVLGLISGYFLNGIDSKTLTITNLKPWILIAYVGLSFVLGFFDRMDHAANLGGLSGGFLGYYLFKSFQKRQDYPF; this comes from the coding sequence TTGAAAGATTTAATCAAGCTTCGCATTCTTTTTCCGGCTCATTTGGCCATGACTTTGGCATTAGTCCCCATTTTCGGAGTCCTTCGGTATTTTACACTCCTACCCCTGAATCCCAACTTGACTTTCCAGTTTATGGAAGGGGCTTGGAATTGGGCTGTGCCCCTTTTGTTGGTTGGAGTTGTGTATATATTTTACTACCGACATCGGATCAATGGGATTCAATTCAAACGAAATCAGGACCGTGCTCAGGATGGACTGACCATGGTTTCACTATTTACTGGCTGGATTATGCTATTGCTGACGGGAGGGTACGTGGAGCAGCGGTTTGGAAAACTTGTCGAGTTGGAATTTCCCTCACACCTGACTTTGGAGCCAAAAGCAAACTTTTACACCATTGATTCCTATGAAATCCCTCAGAACTGGGGCGCTATGAATTCGAAATGGTACACCTCTGGGAAGTATAACAGCACCCTTCATTTTGAACTACTTTTTGCAAGTCCATTTCTCAATACTACCTATGAAATGCTTCCAGAGGCGCCTCAAGTTTGGTATGGCGTCAAGTTTAAGGACAGCATGTCTAATCGGAAATCGGACGAAGAGAAGGAAAAGTACTTTGAAGCCTTCAAGGAGCAGTGTCTGAAGAAAATGGAAAATTGGGATTTTAAGCAGGCTTTATATTTCAAAAATGTCCCAAAATCAGAGGATTTTTTCCTTTATAATCAAGCCATTGCCAACCGGATCAATGTTAATTCGGAAAACCAATTTATCATTCTGGAGGCCGTAATGGAACCATTTGCTGATCGAGTGAAAGACAAAGCTCTCTGGATTTTTCTGACCTGGCTGATTGGTACGGCAATTTTCCTCTTGATCTTACATTATGGAAAACCCCGAAAGGGATTTCTTGAAAATTATCCCCAACTCCGCTCCCGATATCGGTCTTGGCAAGATGAAGTTTGGGATAAATTTTCGTTTTGGAAAAATGGACCAGTTTCTACTGCATTTCTATGGATTTTAGCCATTCTAACATTTTTAATGGCCTGCTCGGGGGTTCTTGGAGGATATTTGGATCACCCGTTCTTGGGAGACTGGGGGGCGCTGAGGAGAGTAGAGGTGAATCATGGAGATTGGTATCGACTGTTTAGCTATGGGCTTTTGTCAACTGGGCCATTTCTTGGTCTCTTAAACCTTGGAATTTTCGGCTACATCGCGGGTGAAATGGAAAAGAAAATAGGGCCTTTGGGATTTATGCTTCTTTCAGTTTCTGCCCTTTTCTTCGGTGCATTAGTAAGCCTATACGTTCACCCCATGTATTGGGTGGCAGGTGCGAGCCCTTGGGTACTCGGACTGATTTCTGGTTATTTCCTTAATGGGATCGATTCCAAAACCCTAACTATCACTAATTTGAAGCCTTGGATATTAATTGCCTATGTTGGGCTTTCTTTTGTTTTGGGGTTTTTCGATCGCATGGACCATGCGGCTAATTTGGGAGGACTTTCCGGAGGGTTTTTGGGCTACTACCTTTTTAAATCCTTTCAAAAGCGTCAAGATTATCCATTTTGA
- a CDS encoding M14 family metallopeptidase, with the protein MKKSVLTLSLVLSILFGALAQLKTPEQFLGYKPGDRFTPHHRMVDYFEYVASQNPNIKLIQYGETNEKRPLFIAILSSPENMANLEQIRTDNLKRAGLMEGTPSTSIPINWMSFNVHGNESVGMEAAISSFFTLANPANAKSQDWLKNQVIIIDPCINPDGRDRYAMWYNQKMNTRLQPDLQSVEHNEPWPGGRANHYLFDLNRDWAWQVQVESQQRLKIYQQWMPQLHLDFHEQGIDNPFYMAPAAEPLHELLTPFQHEFQDIFGRNTAKYFDEMGRFYFTKERFDLLYPSYGDTYPMYNGAIGMTIEQGGGGRAGVGGYNSVGDTVTLSSRIAGHYTAAMSAAEVTSQNSKRLLDEYANYFKTNQTSPKGKFKSFVIKGENNPVQLQKLLELLDKNGIQYGKAGAKTGLKGYEYQSGKAGVTFSTSDQDIVVSAYQPKSVLAQVLFEPNPVLNDSITYDITSWSMPFAYGLKAFALETRLDPVASYQKPGFTPNTIGKTPVAYLAQWQGTRDAAFLAALLNQKIRVKYAEYPFEVEGKSFPAGTLIITKGGNEYVGQFDQKVTETANRFGITLATTQTGYMDKGKDFGSPNIRTIQAPKVALVGGQGTSSLNFGEIWHFMEKDLDYPLANLEASNLGGYDLSKYDVIILPSAFGAAINGAAQGKLLDWVKAGGKLIAIDGSVNLFANKEGFALKTYDSDEEKKAADKAAQEIAKDERLEPYTEGERLDISGGTAGAIYEVKMDQTHPLGYGTGGKFYTLKNNSNRFAYLTGGVNAGIIAGNDSYRTGYIGYKIKSKMGQSMVIGAERQGRGQIVYFVDNPIFRGFWESGKLVLSNAIFLVGQ; encoded by the coding sequence ATGAAAAAGAGTGTATTGACCTTATCGCTGGTGCTTTCCATACTTTTTGGGGCATTGGCACAGCTCAAAACCCCAGAGCAATTTCTTGGCTATAAGCCTGGAGACCGATTTACTCCACATCACCGAATGGTGGATTATTTTGAATATGTAGCTTCTCAAAATCCAAACATCAAGCTCATTCAATACGGAGAAACCAATGAAAAGCGCCCTCTATTCATCGCGATTCTTTCTAGTCCTGAGAACATGGCCAATTTGGAGCAAATCCGTACAGATAACCTCAAGCGAGCAGGCTTGATGGAAGGAACTCCTAGTACTTCTATTCCAATCAACTGGATGTCTTTCAATGTGCACGGAAACGAATCTGTGGGAATGGAAGCGGCCATTTCATCCTTTTTTACCTTGGCAAATCCTGCGAATGCTAAATCTCAGGACTGGCTCAAAAATCAAGTCATCATCATCGATCCTTGCATCAATCCTGATGGACGGGACCGATATGCGATGTGGTACAATCAAAAAATGAATACCCGACTACAACCTGACTTGCAATCAGTCGAACACAATGAGCCTTGGCCGGGTGGCAGAGCTAACCATTACCTATTTGACTTAAATAGAGACTGGGCTTGGCAGGTGCAGGTCGAATCTCAGCAGCGACTGAAAATCTATCAGCAATGGATGCCACAACTTCATTTGGATTTCCATGAGCAAGGCATTGACAATCCTTTTTACATGGCCCCTGCTGCTGAGCCACTTCATGAATTATTAACTCCATTTCAACATGAGTTTCAGGATATTTTTGGAAGAAATACAGCCAAGTATTTTGATGAAATGGGTCGGTTTTATTTCACCAAAGAACGATTTGACTTGCTATATCCATCCTATGGGGATACCTATCCCATGTACAATGGCGCGATTGGAATGACCATTGAGCAAGGTGGCGGAGGCCGTGCAGGTGTGGGAGGTTACAATTCGGTGGGAGATACTGTCACCTTGAGCAGCCGTATTGCAGGGCATTATACTGCAGCTATGTCTGCAGCAGAAGTCACCAGCCAAAATTCAAAAAGGCTTTTGGATGAGTATGCCAACTACTTCAAAACAAACCAGACCTCGCCTAAGGGGAAATTTAAAAGTTTTGTCATTAAGGGTGAAAACAACCCAGTTCAGCTTCAGAAACTGTTGGAGCTTTTGGACAAAAATGGCATTCAATACGGAAAAGCAGGTGCAAAAACAGGCCTAAAAGGCTATGAATATCAAAGTGGCAAAGCGGGAGTGACCTTCTCAACTTCCGATCAGGACATTGTCGTAAGTGCATACCAACCTAAGTCTGTGTTGGCTCAGGTGCTATTTGAGCCCAACCCAGTATTGAACGATTCAATCACATACGATATCACGAGCTGGTCGATGCCTTTTGCGTATGGACTAAAGGCCTTTGCTTTGGAAACACGATTGGATCCTGTAGCCAGTTACCAAAAGCCCGGCTTTACCCCAAATACAATCGGTAAAACTCCAGTAGCTTACTTAGCGCAATGGCAAGGGACTCGAGACGCGGCATTTTTAGCAGCGCTTTTAAACCAGAAAATCCGTGTCAAATATGCCGAATATCCATTTGAGGTAGAGGGAAAAAGCTTCCCTGCAGGGACATTGATCATCACCAAAGGCGGCAACGAATATGTAGGACAATTTGATCAAAAGGTGACGGAAACTGCTAATCGATTTGGAATCACACTAGCCACGACACAGACAGGATACATGGATAAAGGAAAGGATTTTGGCTCGCCAAATATCCGAACTATCCAAGCTCCAAAAGTGGCCCTTGTAGGCGGTCAAGGCACATCCTCATTGAACTTTGGAGAGATTTGGCACTTCATGGAAAAAGATTTGGATTATCCTCTGGCCAACTTGGAAGCCAGCAACCTTGGTGGATATGATTTGAGCAAGTACGATGTCATTATTCTTCCTTCAGCATTTGGCGCTGCAATCAACGGTGCCGCCCAAGGCAAATTATTGGATTGGGTGAAAGCAGGAGGCAAGCTAATTGCCATCGACGGATCGGTCAATCTCTTTGCCAACAAGGAAGGTTTTGCCTTGAAAACTTACGACTCTGATGAGGAGAAAAAAGCTGCCGATAAAGCTGCTCAAGAAATTGCTAAGGACGAACGCCTAGAACCTTATACCGAAGGTGAGCGCTTAGACATTTCTGGAGGAACTGCCGGAGCGATTTACGAAGTCAAAATGGATCAAACTCACCCATTAGGTTATGGCACCGGAGGGAAGTTTTATACCTTAAAAAACAACTCCAACCGATTTGCATATTTGACTGGAGGCGTCAATGCCGGGATCATCGCAGGAAACGATTCCTATAGAACAGGCTACATTGGTTATAAAATCAAATCTAAGATGGGACAATCCATGGTGATCGGAGCCGAACGCCAAGGAAGAGGCCAAATCGTCTATTTCGTAGATAACCCAATATTCCGTGGATTCTGGGAAAGTGGCAAATTGGTATTGAGCAATGCTATTTTCTTGGTAGGCCAATAA
- a CDS encoding organic hydroperoxide resistance protein — translation MEKLIVDYTAVAVNTGGRKGHVRTDDGMLDFDVAMPKEIGGEGGKTNPEQLFAAGYAACFGGALAAVAGKTSLRDSEIKAKVHLGHYGPDSFGLAVDIEVKIPHADSLEHAQQLVDAAHQVCPYSKATRGNIEVTAKAV, via the coding sequence ATGGAAAAACTGATTGTAGACTACACTGCCGTGGCAGTCAATACCGGAGGAAGAAAAGGTCATGTCAGAACTGATGACGGAATGCTAGATTTTGACGTGGCAATGCCGAAAGAAATCGGCGGAGAAGGAGGAAAAACCAACCCTGAGCAACTCTTTGCTGCTGGATATGCTGCTTGCTTTGGAGGAGCTTTGGCAGCAGTAGCTGGCAAAACCAGTCTTCGTGACTCCGAAATCAAAGCTAAAGTTCATTTGGGACATTACGGCCCAGACAGCTTTGGACTTGCCGTGGATATCGAAGTAAAGATCCCTCATGCAGATTCGCTTGAGCATGCTCAACAATTAGTAGATGCAGCTCACCAAGTATGCCCTTATTCTAAGGCAACTCGAGGAAATATTGAAGTAACTGCCAAAGCAGTTTAA
- a CDS encoding MarR family winged helix-turn-helix transcriptional regulator, with protein sequence MINPNEFPTLHLSQLLYSSSRLLIQQIQLQLNPLGITYLQFLVLSILWEEDGLKVHELGSKLQLDSGTLTPLLKKLEAQNLLKRKRGDVDERTVSIHLTYPGKSLQSKTLGALRELEVQLTQKFGESTSSLQPTLAGLLEQLKSSKT encoded by the coding sequence ATGATCAATCCTAACGAATTTCCGACTCTTCATCTTTCCCAGCTCCTTTATTCCAGCTCAAGACTTTTGATCCAACAAATTCAGCTACAGCTTAATCCCCTAGGGATAACATATCTACAGTTTTTGGTTCTGTCTATCCTATGGGAAGAAGATGGACTAAAAGTCCATGAACTTGGCTCCAAACTCCAACTCGATTCTGGCACATTAACTCCCTTGCTTAAAAAGCTGGAAGCCCAAAATTTACTCAAGCGTAAAAGAGGGGATGTCGACGAGCGAACGGTGAGCATTCATTTGACTTATCCCGGAAAATCTCTTCAATCCAAAACCTTGGGTGCCCTTCGAGAGTTGGAAGTCCAACTAACCCAAAAATTTGGTGAATCGACTTCCTCGCTTCAGCCAACCTTAGCGGGTCTTTTAGAACAACTCAAATCATCAAAAACGTAA